The sequence CAAATGACTTAAATCCGGAACTTTATGTTCATCAACAGGTGTTGGCACAGCAATTATATGAAAACTGCAATTGGTTAAATCAGCAGGATTCGATGTAAATAAAACATTCGTATTTTGAAATGCACTGCGGTCTACTTCACCATCGGGGTCAGTAAAATTTTGCAAACTTTTAACACGTTCCGCTTTAATATCAAAACCAACAACCGAAAAATTTCTGCCGAATTCAAGTGCAATAGGTAAACCCACATAACCTAAACCGATTACGGAAATTTTAGTGGTTTTCTGACTCAGCAATTGGAACATCTGTAAATTATTTTATGTTTTAAGCCGGAATGGCAACATAAGATTTAATTGCTTCACAAATAAATTGAATTTGTTCAGCATCCAGTTCAGTATGCATTGGCAACGATAATACTTCGTGCGAAATTTGTTCGCTCACCGGAAAATCACCTGTCTGATATCCATAACTGCGATAAGCATCACTCATGTGTAATGGAACAGGATAATAAATCATTGCCGGAATGCCTAAAGTTTGCAAATGGTCTTTTAATCCGTCGCGATTTGATTTTACACGAATTGTATACTGATGAAAAACATGTGTTGAATTTGCTGCACGTTCCGGAATCTGAATGCCGGGAATATCTTTTAATAAATCATCATATTGCGCCGCAGCGGCTTGACGTTTCTGATTATAAGTATCGAGATGCGGCAACTTTGCATTTAAAATTGCAGCCTGCATACTGTCTAAACGAGAATTTACACCAATAGAATCATAATAATATTTTTTTGCAGAACCATGGTCGCAAATAATTTTAATTTTATTAGCGATATCATCATCATTGGTAAATAATGCGCCACCATCACCATAAGCACCTAAATTTTTTGTCGGATAAAATGATGTAGTGCCGATATGTCCTATTGAGCCTGTTTTTTGTGTCTTGCCATTACTAAATGTATAATCACAACCTATAGCCTGCGCATTATCTTCAATTACAATTAAATTATGTTTTGCTGCAATGGCCATTATTTTTTCCATATCCGCACTTTGACCGAATAAATGCACGGGAATAATCACTTTAGTTTTAGATGTAATTTTCGATTCAATTGCATTTACATCAATATTAAATGTATTCGGGTCAACGTCAACAAAAACAGGTTTTAATTTTAATAAGGCTACAACTTCAACGGTTGCTACAAAGGTGAACGGAATGGTAATTACCTCATCCCCTTCATTTAAATTTAATGCCATCAGGGCAATTTGTAATGCATCGGTGCCATTTGCACAAGGCATCATATGTTTTACCTGAAGGTAATTGCCGAGCGCCGCAGCAAAATTTTTGGTTGCGGTGCCATTGATAAATTGAGTGGTATCGATTACCTGCTGGATTCCGTTATCTACATCCTGTTTAATTTGTTGATACTGTGTGCTCAGGTCAACCATCTGTATTTTTCTCATTCCTTTGTCAAATTTCAGGTTGCAAAGATATTTAAACCACAGTGAAGGTGTTTACAAATTCGTCATTCTTTGTAAATTTGCCCGTTTTCTTATGAGAAACTTCCTGTTTGTTATTCTTTTTTGCGCCTCCTTCGGGAGTTTAAACGCCCAGCTTAACCTGAACGACAGCTCTGTTGCAGCCAGTATTATTCAGGTAGACCTCGGTGTTGGTATGCCTGTAGGCGACCTTTCCGACCGTTTTGGCCTGCATGCTATTGTTGGTGGCGGATATCAGTATAAAACCGCCGGAAACTGGCTGTACGGCATCAACGGCGCCTTTATGTATGGCAGCGATGTTAAGGAAGACACGATTTTAAACAATTTGCGCAACGAAGCCGGTTATATCATTGGCATCGATGGATTACAATATGACCCTATTTTATGGGAAAGTGGCGTGAATTTTAAGTTTGAGGTGGGTAAAATCACCAATATCTGGTCTATTAACCCCAATTCAGGCCTCGCTTTTATGGGTGGTGTCGGATTTATGCAACATCGCATCTGGATTTATATCGACGAAGCCGCCGTTCCCCAGCTTACACCGGAATATCGCAAAGGTTATGACCGTATGTCGAACGGACTCATGTTAAGCCAATATGTAGGTTATTATATGTTCAGCAACAAATATTTTGTGAATTTCAGAGGTGGAATTGAAGTTTTAGAAGCTTTTACCCAAAACCGCCGCACCATTAATTACGATACCGGACTAACAGATGATGCAGCCCGGTTCGATATGATGCTCAACCTGAAACTCACCTGGAACCTCCCAGTATTTAAACAACCCCGAAGTAAATTTTATACGTATTAATTATGAAGATTGTAGCTATTGTTTTTGTTGTGGGCTTGGCCGGACTTGTTTCGCTATTACTCTTTCAGGTATTGTATTATAATATTATAACCACACTTTACCATTTAGGAATCAAACTCGCAGCTCCGTTTAATCCGAAAGCAAAGTTGTGGGTGAATGGCCGAAAAAACTTATTTACCAATCTTTCAAACCAACTTCCTGCAAAAACAGGAAAAACAGTTTGGTTTCATTGCGCTTCATTAGGCGAATTTGAACAAGGAAGACCTGTTATAGAACAACTCAAAAAAGAACATCCCGAACATACCATCGTATTAAGTTTTTATTCTCCATCCGGGTATGAAGTCCGCAAAAATTATCCATTTGCTGATGTGGTTACCTATTTGCCCGCCGACAATGCCGCAAACGCCGCAAAATTTATCGAAACCATAAAACCCGATTTAGCTGTTTTTGTAAAATATGAATTTTGGTATCATTATCTCAATACTTTAAATAAAAAACAGATTCCGGTAATTTTAATATCTGCCATTTTTAGAAAAAAACAATTGTTTTTCCGTTGGTTCGGACGTTTACACAAATCGATGCTGAAAAAATTTACTTACCTATTTGTGCAAAATGAAAGTTCGCTGCAGTTGTTGAATAAAATTAAAATCACCAATGCACAAATCGGATTTGATACCCGTTATGACCGCGTTTTTGCTGTTGCTAAAGAAGCAAAACAATATCCCGAAATTGCCACCTTTACTGCAAATCATAATGTAATTATAGCAGGCAGTACCTGGCCGCGCGATGAAAAAATATTAGCACGCGCTTTTTATCATTCGCTGGTGTATAACAATTTCAAAATTGTTGTTGTTCCGCATAATATTGATAAAAGGAGCATGCGTAAAACAATAAAACGTTTTAAAAAATATGCGCTTATTTATTCCGAATTAAATAAAGCAACCGAAGCCGATTTAATTGGTAAACGAGTGCTTATCATCGACAGCATCGGTATGTTAAATGCATTATATCAATATGCAGATGTAAATTATATTGGTGGTGGATTTAATAAAGGAATTCACAACACATTAGAAGCTGCCGTTTATGGCAAACCACTGATTATAGGCCCTAACTACAAAAAATTTGATGAAGCAGTTGGCTTGGTTAACACCAATGCTGCATTGGTAATCAGGAGCGACGACGATTTATTAAACAGAATAAATCTGATGAATCAATTTAAGTTTATTTATACCGGAGCAGGAAGTGATGCAGAAAAATTTATCCAATCACATCTTGGCGGAACCGAAACAGTTGTGCGCTATATCAATACAATTGTATAAATACCTTATACAAATTTTTGGTGTATCACTTCTGTAAATCGTTCAATTGCTTCTTCATCTGTCCACTGATATTTTGGAATAAGTGTTGATTGTAAGTAACGATTAAATTCTGCAACATCCTGCATATTATTTATCGACTTAATTGCATGCTCGTACCCTTCTTTATCACCTTTAAACATTTTACTTACAAAATAAAGTTTTTCGTTTAAATCAATTATCGATTTCAGGTCTTTACCTTTCGATGAAGTGAGTTTATCGGCAAGTGTTTTTTTATCTCTGTTTAATTTATTGCTTAAACCTGAACCCGCTTCTTCATCCTCATCATCACTCACCCGAACAAATGGTTTTTTCTCGTTACCGGAAGCAGGTGGCTGAACAGTTTGTTTTTGTTCAACAACAGGTTCCTCTTTTTTAATTATTGGCTTTTCTTCCACTTTAACTATCGGTGGCACTACTATTTCTTCAACAGGCGGAATTTCTTTTTTTACAACCGGAGGTTCAATAACCTCAGGTGTAATTTTTATTTGTTCTATTATTTCCGGAATATGTTTTTCAATCGGTTTAATTTCCGGCATCGGCTTTTCAACAGGTGGAATTATATGTTCAACCGGTTTTTCGGTTTTTTCTATAATTGGCTCCGGCATTTCAGTTTTTACCACAGGTATTTTCACCGGCTCGGGCATTTTTTGATTACTTACACCATGCACTTTATCATATAACTGTTGTGTATACTTTTTCAGTAATTCCATCTCAACCTTATCAATTTCACCATCATTTTTTACCGATGTGAATAATAAATTCAGCTTATCCAGCAGAATTTCAATCTCAGTTATTTTAGTATCCATTTCAAATATGTAGTTTTGACCAATTAGTAAAACGTAATTTCGTGCCGAAAATATTTTAAGTACAAATGTATGTTTATTGAACCGCATCTAAAAGGAGAACGCCGTGGATGGATTGAAGTAATCTGCGGTTCCATGTTTTCAGGAAAAACCGAGGAGTTAATCCGGCGGCTCAAACGCGCACGTATTGCCAATTTAAAAGTCGAAATCTTTAAACCCGCTGTTGACACCCGTTACGACGCACAAAACATCGTTTCCCACGACGAAACCCTCATCCAAAGTACACCCGTTGTAAGCTCCCTCAATATTTTGTTAATGTCGGAAGATGTAGATGTGGTGGGCATCGACGAGGCACAGTTTTTTGACGCCAATATTGTTGAAGTATGTGAAAAACTTGCGCAAAAAGGTATTCGCGTAATTGTTGCCGGCCTCGATATGGATTTTCGCGGTAAACCTTTTGGCCCCATGCCCGAACTGCTGGCCATTGCCGATTATATCACAAAAGTACACGCCATCTGCATGCAATGCGGAAATATAGCATCCTATTCTTATCGCAAAGTTCAAAACGATGCACAGGTTTTACTCGGCGAAAAAAATGAATACGAACCCCGCTGTCGCAATTGTTATCTTAAAGAAAGTTAAACTCTGTTCAAACTGCGTTAACTTACAGTTTAATGACCAAATCCCGCTACAAATAACTATATTTGTAATGAAATTAAACAATTCAACAAAAGAACAGCTATGAAAAAAAATTTTTTACTTATTGTCTGTTTGATAATCGTTACAGCTTTGCATGCACAAGCTCCTCTAAATTATCAAGGTGCAGCTATACAGGGCAACGACCTTATTCGCGATGCTAAAACCATTGTGAAAAGTGATGTTGCTAAACCTGCAGTAGATGCCGGCGACCGCGCTCTGACTTATTATTGGTTAAATTACTCTGATGCCGTGGATTATGCTTTTAACGGCTGGGCACTCGAAAATCTTGCTGCGCTGCCTTTATGGCCCGATTCATCAGGATATGTTGTAACCGGAACAGGTGAAGACTTCTATTGGTACGGACATGGTTACGTGCATATGTTTGACCCTATTTCAGACTTCGTTTCTGATTTTGTGGATGATAACTTTACAGTAATTGGTGATGCTTCTGACTGGTTTAACGAAGATCATGCATTTGATATCGACTCAGTTCGTTTCTATTATTTCTACGATCGCCCAACTACCGGTTATACCGATACATTAAAAGTGTATTTATTAGCTCCAAACTCAACTTGTTATGCTGAAGGTTTTTACTTCGATAACGATGCGAGCGGCGATTTCGAAGAAGGTGTTGACATCAGTATCGTATTATCAAAATACCTTTCTGCTACAAACAAACCAAACGGAACATTAACCGAATACACCATCCTTTTAAACGATGCCGATACCGCTAGCACCAGTGTTGCTTCTAAAGCACTTGCTATCGACTATACCATCGCTAAAAACTCACCTGACCACTATTTAGGTATCGCTTTCCAGTTCATTCCTGGACAGCCTTATAGCTTAGGTGATACATTACTCGACTTTTCTGACCCTCCGCTGGCAGTTAGCAATCCGTTAAACCGTTTCTGGTTATTATGTAACGAAGAAATCCTGGAAAGCTCTCCTGCTTCATGGTCTGAATATACCGAAAATCACGATGGTTTTGCAAGCACAGAAGTGCGTTACGACCTCTCTCCGGGCAACTGGAATGGTTACTACATCAGCACTTACGCTTATGTTGATGCCTTTGCTTTCGAACACGGTTATATCGACTGGTATGTTGCTCCTAAAGGCGTAAACTTCCTTGCAACAACACCTTCACCTTGTACTAGCTTAACTAAAAACTTCCAGGACCTTAGCAATTTTGCTGCCGTTCCTGATGATGCTACCTACTACTGGGAATTCGGTGATGGTAACGTAAGTTTTGATCGCAACCCTGTTCACACTTACCTCATTCCGGGTACTTACAATGTGTGTTTAGCGGTTGACTACGGTGGATCTGCTTTCGATTATTGTAAAAACGTTGCCGTTGACTATTGCGTTGATATCAACGAAATTGAAAACTTAACGTCAATGAGCATCTTCCCTAACCCTGCTGATGATGTGTTAAACATGAACTTAACGTTCGGAACACCTCAGGAAGCTACTATCACTATCGTGAATATGGCGGGACAAGTGCTGAATACAATTAATACAGGTGTTACAACTAATTATAACAATGCTATCGACATCAGCGCTTTACCTGCAGGTGTTTATATGGCTCGCGTTGCTAGTGGAAACCAATCTACTATCCGCAACTTTATTGTAGAATAATTAGTCTGCAACCTAAATTATATAAACCTTCCGGAGTTTCCGGGAGGTTTTTTTTATGTGCGGCCTAGCTATAATTTTAGTGTTTTTGGAAATGTAAATAGTTCATTTTCAAACAGATATACATTTTTGAGCGCCTTTTGTGAGCTATAATTTCCTCCCTAAATTCGTATAAATCACATTAGGGAAACCACATTCCCATTTATAGTAAACTCGCAGTTGGGGTATTTTTTGGGGGGGAGGTTCAGCCTTAGGTATCGGTTAATTTCTGCTCCTACCGCATCTGCATCCAAGTATTTCATCCGCCATTAGGAATGTGAAGCCTTAGGCAGGTATTGAAATTTTTGAGTTTTGGCACATTGTTGATCACCCGAAATGTAGCAGCGCATTTTTCCCCAACAATGTACCTTTTCAGAACCATTCTTTCGCACCTACGGAGCTTTGTTTATCGTCGCTGGAATGCCCTTCTACCATTCTTTCGCTCCTACAGAGCTTTGTGTTTCGTCTCTGGTTGTGCCTGTTACCATTCTTTCGCTCCGCTGGAGCTGGTTTTTGTCAAGTAAGGACAATTGTTGCGCTTATTCAAATTGTTTGTTGGTGTTGGAGTTGGTGCTGATGTTGTCGTGGAGTCTCCCGACCGATTTGATTAAGTTGAATAGTAAACAAGCCTACGTTTCAGCTCTCATTATAAAATTATAAGCATAATTCGCGTGATAATAATACACTTACAATGCTCGATAAATCTTCATTCGAATTTGGCTGTTCAATTGGGTATCACCATTGGTATTGACTTAACTGTTTGTCATGGAGTCTCCCGACTCCAGACGCCACCCCGGTCTCCCGACCGAAATGAAAATGTTGAATGTTAAACATAAATAATATACCAGCCCGGTAGCGTTTCGGCTGTTTAATTATAACATTGGTTTGTATAGTATTTACCTTACGATAGCTCCGAATAAAATCTTCATTCGAATTCGGCTGTTCAATTGGTACATCAACACATTGGTACATCGGCACATTAACCTCGTTTGTCGTGGAGTCTCCCGACTCCAGACGCCACCCCGGTCTCCCGACCGAACTCATAGCTGTTTCAGCTCTCTAATTATAAAATTATAAGACAAATAATTCGCGTGATAATAATAAACAACTTACAATAGCTCCGAATAAAATCTTCATTCCAATTCGGCTGTTCAATTATAACATTGGTTTGTATAGTAATCACCTTCCGATAGCTCCGAATAAAATCAATACTCAAATCCAGCTGTTCAATTATAATATTATAAAATAAAAAAAGGCGATACTTAATAGTAATCACCTTCCGATAGCTCCGAATAAAATCAATCCTCAAATCCGGCTGTTCAATTGGTACATCGGTACATTAACCCATTGGTACATTAAAAAACCCCCGCTTTACAGCGAGGGTTTCATTTTATCTTATTAATTATCAGATCACTACTAAACGTTTGCTGATAACATATCCATTTATTTCAAATACCACCAGGTAAGTTCCAGGTGTAAGGTCACGCACATCAAGATTGATATTGTGCATGCCGGAAGCATAGTTTGCAGCGCCGTAGTTTTTAACGGTTACACCGGTTAAGTTTACTACAGTAATCGACATCACTGCAGTTTCATTCAGTGTAACATTGGCGTTGGTATAAGTATCTGCAGGGTTAGGTGCTAATACAATACCGGCAATTATTTCTTCCTGAATTGGGCCTGAGCTCACTGTAGTGAAATCGCAGGTTCCGGCTGCAAGGTTGGTAGCTCGGTAATAACCGTTACCATGAGTTCCAATATATATTGCATAACAATCGGTATCACGAATCCAGTCTTCACGAACTTCAAACACAGGTACATTACCCGGGCCAACGCCGCCGGCAACAGCACCGTTTTCCTGAGTCCAGTCACCACCTGAAGTTATTGAATAACTCCAAACGCCAAATTCAGTTCCAATAATCAATTTATCATTATCTGTTACATGCATTAAGATGTCATAAACAGGAATGTTAGGTAAAGCGCCACCATCAGATAAACACTGGAAAACAGCAGCATCATCAGATAAACAGTTGTCAGTAAACCAAACGTTTTGGTCAACACCATAACCACCTATTGAAATAGCTACACGGTCAGGGTCATTTCTGTCCATGCTGATACCGGTAATTTTGCCGGGGAATACATTTGCATATGTAAATGAAACAATACCTGCAGTTGCCGGGCTAAATACACCAGCAGTTTCAGGATCACCATCAACATCAACATATTCAAAGTTAGCAGTCAATAAACCGCTAATGCGATATAATCTTCCGTTTTCTGTTCCAACATATACAATATCACCGGTTTTGTCGTACTCAATTGCACTAACAGTTCCGGAAGTTGCAGGTAATATTTTGAACCATTGTGGTGCCTCAGTTGAGTTAAATAAAGCACCTGTTGTAACCCAAAGGTTATTTTTCACCGCATGGTATAATCTTGATTCATATAATGCTGTAATTGATAATGTAATGTCGCGACCTAAGTAGTTCACAACATCACCATTAGTATAAAAATTACCACTTCCTGCAGGATATTCAACAGTACCACCTGTAATTACATCTTTAAAAGTGGCATACAAATCATAATTTTCCCATAATACAAAAGGTGTCACGAAGTCGGTACCGCCATCTGCTAATCCATCTTGTGTACAGTTAGTAACACCACCATCGATATTACAATCATAAATAGATGCCATTGATGAACCTTCGTTTACTGAACGACGTAATACAGCTCCGTTTCCGTTTGCTGTTACTGAAAAGAATGTTCCGAATAAATATTCAGGTCGCATTCTTGAAATTTCAGTTTTACCACCATCACCACCTAATACTTCAACAGCCTGTAATTCAGAGTTCAAATCGAAGTTTACGTATTGAGAACCATTATCCTGAGAACCACCCATTGCTTCACCTTCAATACCGATAGCGATACCGTGGCTCTGATAAAAGTTTAACCCTTTATTTAATGTAGCGAAATCAGGATATTGAGCAGAAGAATTCGTAGTTCTTGAAACACCACCATCTGAACCAAAATACATGATTTCAGGATTTTCAGGATGGAAAGTGATAAAGTGCTGATCGGCATGGATATATTTAGGATACCAAGCAGGGTAACCTGAACTGGTCATTGGTGTCCAGCTTCCTGATGCACCATCCCAAGTCCATGATTGAATTTGTCCGCCGATATATATTCTTTCAGGATTGTCAGGTTTAACTGCAATACATACGTTCCAGGTAATGTTTGCGCTGGTTCCGTTTGGATTGAAGAAATCACTTGCTTCTTCAGAAATTTGCACAAAGTTTGCGCCTTTATCTGTAGACTGAAATATACCCTGTAAACCGTAAGTTCCGGTTTTAGCTGAATAGATATACACGTAATTGTTATCAGATGGAGCAACTGCAAGTGCACGACGTGTGCTGCCTACAGGAAGACCTTCACCTAATTCGTCCATAGTTGCCGGATCGGCAGTATTGTTTGAACGGTAATATTTTCTCTGACTAGAAGATATTGCATGCAGATAACCTTCTTTATCAAATTTTGCATCATCAGTAATGCCGCTCAACGGGGTTCCACCGCCTTCGCAGTTTGACCAGGAAGTTCCGCCATCGGTAGAAATTTTTAAACCGGTGTTTGTAGCTGCAGCAACCATATTTGCATTGGTTGGGTTACAGGTAACGCGGTTTACATAAGCCCATGTTACACCCGATGTGCTGCCGATTTCACCCGGCGTTGGAATAGTTGCAGTTAACTGTGTAAAGGTTGGTAAATCTGCACCTGTTACGGCAGCAGCTTTATACATACCATCACCCACGAAACCATGCGTATAACTTCCGAATGAACCATCGTAATAATCGGCCCAGTATTCACCGGTTCCGAAATAAATATCGCCGTTGGCAGCCTGGTCCATACCACAAATCAATAATGAACTGAATTCATCATTTTGTGGATGTGGGAACCATTCTAAACCACCGTTATCTGAATAATATAATCCACCACTG comes from Bacteroidota bacterium and encodes:
- a CDS encoding T9SS type A sorting domain-containing protein, which gives rise to MKRNFTIFSLSFISLVFLSVLVVNSFAKQDASGFTSDTITGLHERAERKEARVEGYRTWLNSMKANPKTGKVEMEDVFAAREQMREYYQKVEESGRGGSLLNLEWQTMGPSNVGGRTRIILIDKNNPDRMYAGGASGGLYYSDNGGLEWFPHPQNDEFSSLLICGMDQAANGDIYFGTGEYWADYYDGSFGSYTHGFVGDGMYKAAAVTGADLPTFTQLTATIPTPGEIGSTSGVTWAYVNRVTCNPTNANMVAAATNTGLKISTDGGTSWSNCEGGGTPLSGITDDAKFDKEGYLHAISSSQRKYYRSNNTADPATMDELGEGLPVGSTRRALAVAPSDNNYVYIYSAKTGTYGLQGIFQSTDKGANFVQISEEASDFFNPNGTSANITWNVCIAVKPDNPERIYIGGQIQSWTWDGASGSWTPMTSSGYPAWYPKYIHADQHFITFHPENPEIMYFGSDGGVSRTTNSSAQYPDFATLNKGLNFYQSHGIAIGIEGEAMGGSQDNGSQYVNFDLNSELQAVEVLGGDGGKTEISRMRPEYLFGTFFSVTANGNGAVLRRSVNEGSSMASIYDCNIDGGVTNCTQDGLADGGTDFVTPFVLWENYDLYATFKDVITGGTVEYPAGSGNFYTNGDVVNYLGRDITLSITALYESRLYHAVKNNLWVTTGALFNSTEAPQWFKILPATSGTVSAIEYDKTGDIVYVGTENGRLYRISGLLTANFEYVDVDGDPETAGVFSPATAGIVSFTYANVFPGKITGISMDRNDPDRVAISIGGYGVDQNVWFTDNCLSDDAAVFQCLSDGGALPNIPVYDILMHVTDNDKLIIGTEFGVWSYSITSGGDWTQENGAVAGGVGPGNVPVFEVREDWIRDTDCYAIYIGTHGNGYYRATNLAAGTCDFTTVSSGPIQEEIIAGIVLAPNPADTYTNANVTLNETAVMSITVVNLTGVTVKNYGAANYASGMHNINLDVRDLTPGTYLVVFEINGYVISKRLVVI
- a CDS encoding DegT/DnrJ/EryC1/StrS family aminotransferase, encoding MRKIQMVDLSTQYQQIKQDVDNGIQQVIDTTQFINGTATKNFAAALGNYLQVKHMMPCANGTDALQIALMALNLNEGDEVITIPFTFVATVEVVALLKLKPVFVDVDPNTFNIDVNAIESKITSKTKVIIPVHLFGQSADMEKIMAIAAKHNLIVIEDNAQAIGCDYTFSNGKTQKTGSIGHIGTTSFYPTKNLGAYGDGGALFTNDDDIANKIKIICDHGSAKKYYYDSIGVNSRLDSMQAAILNAKLPHLDTYNQKRQAAAAQYDDLLKDIPGIQIPERAANSTHVFHQYTIRVKSNRDGLKDHLQTLGIPAMIYYPVPLHMSDAYRSYGYQTGDFPVSEQISHEVLSLPMHTELDAEQIQFICEAIKSYVAIPA
- a CDS encoding 3-deoxy-D-manno-octulosonic acid transferase — protein: MKIVAIVFVVGLAGLVSLLLFQVLYYNIITTLYHLGIKLAAPFNPKAKLWVNGRKNLFTNLSNQLPAKTGKTVWFHCASLGEFEQGRPVIEQLKKEHPEHTIVLSFYSPSGYEVRKNYPFADVVTYLPADNAANAAKFIETIKPDLAVFVKYEFWYHYLNTLNKKQIPVILISAIFRKKQLFFRWFGRLHKSMLKKFTYLFVQNESSLQLLNKIKITNAQIGFDTRYDRVFAVAKEAKQYPEIATFTANHNVIIAGSTWPRDEKILARAFYHSLVYNNFKIVVVPHNIDKRSMRKTIKRFKKYALIYSELNKATEADLIGKRVLIIDSIGMLNALYQYADVNYIGGGFNKGIHNTLEAAVYGKPLIIGPNYKKFDEAVGLVNTNAALVIRSDDDLLNRINLMNQFKFIYTGAGSDAEKFIQSHLGGTETVVRYINTIV
- a CDS encoding T9SS type A sorting domain-containing protein, producing MKKNFLLIVCLIIVTALHAQAPLNYQGAAIQGNDLIRDAKTIVKSDVAKPAVDAGDRALTYYWLNYSDAVDYAFNGWALENLAALPLWPDSSGYVVTGTGEDFYWYGHGYVHMFDPISDFVSDFVDDNFTVIGDASDWFNEDHAFDIDSVRFYYFYDRPTTGYTDTLKVYLLAPNSTCYAEGFYFDNDASGDFEEGVDISIVLSKYLSATNKPNGTLTEYTILLNDADTASTSVASKALAIDYTIAKNSPDHYLGIAFQFIPGQPYSLGDTLLDFSDPPLAVSNPLNRFWLLCNEEILESSPASWSEYTENHDGFASTEVRYDLSPGNWNGYYISTYAYVDAFAFEHGYIDWYVAPKGVNFLATTPSPCTSLTKNFQDLSNFAAVPDDATYYWEFGDGNVSFDRNPVHTYLIPGTYNVCLAVDYGGSAFDYCKNVAVDYCVDINEIENLTSMSIFPNPADDVLNMNLTFGTPQEATITIVNMAGQVLNTINTGVTTNYNNAIDISALPAGVYMARVASGNQSTIRNFIVE
- a CDS encoding thymidine kinase, giving the protein MFIEPHLKGERRGWIEVICGSMFSGKTEELIRRLKRARIANLKVEIFKPAVDTRYDAQNIVSHDETLIQSTPVVSSLNILLMSEDVDVVGIDEAQFFDANIVEVCEKLAQKGIRVIVAGLDMDFRGKPFGPMPELLAIADYITKVHAICMQCGNIASYSYRKVQNDAQVLLGEKNEYEPRCRNCYLKES